The genomic stretch TGTAGCTTTTAATAAATGGAGCTTGACCAGCGGAGAAGACAGCACAGGGGTGGCAAGAGAAAGCTCATCGGTGCCGCCATTAGGTGACTGGTCCCTAAAAAGGCGAGATACTGGTTTGACTTCCAGATACACCAGTTCAACAACTTCAGATCCGAGATGCATACCACTCTGTTCCATCCAGCCGATGTGTCAGCGCATAGAACGGGAAGGCCAATGGCAGGTAGATACAGGCTTGTCTTCAGGAGAGAACATGTGGATAGAGTTTTAAAAAAGAGAGAAGAGATTTTGAGATGCGCCTGTACCGGTACGTACGCCTACTAATGGTAAGCTATCAAAATGCCATTCTATCGTGGGAGCTACTATGGTTTTATGCACACGAAGGTACTCCACCTTTGCAACCAATCAAAGCAATAGCTACATTCCATGATGGTTAACATTCTTAATCCTGGGAAGACTAGAGAGCGCAAGCGTTTGTAGTATTAAAATTTGTCAACTCGGAGTACTGTAGCTTTCGACCTTTTCGTACAACGCGGGTCGAATGGACAAAGTACGCCATCCAGTACGTTCCGTTTGCCGCTCTTGTATCACCATGACAGATCCCTGCCGTCCACCTGGCGCATCGCTCTCGTCCTCGGACGAGAAATTGTCGGCTTTGATATCATCGCCACTGGAATCACTGGCACGAACTTCCTGTAGCTGAATGACTTCGGTAGTAGTTGTGTGCAGTTGAATAAGTGGTTCGCAGTCTCCGACAAGAGATGTCGGATATACATCAAAGGACCCGTGACATTTAATGGTCACACTGGATAGCATGATTATAATTTCAATCGACCCGGGACGAACCATTCGCGCGTGAGACGGTGGCAAATGCGATGGAACAACTTCAATGTCGTCCCCACCAAACAAGTCTCTAACAACAAAGTAGGCATCTCCGCCAGTACCTGTCCTCCCCGCCGCCAACAAAAGCCGCTTCGTTAGAAAGTCGACTGTCGAAAGGTGAAAGTTACGGCGACGACGCGTAGGCTTGGAGGATGGACCTGCTCCGACAGCTCTTGATGTCTGCCTTTTGTGGTCGGAAAGGTCTCCTTCATTCCCTGACGACAAAAAGCCATCGCTGTCTAGGACAGGCCCGGCGGTGTCCGCTTCTGATTCGCTTGTGCTCAAAATGGGTGCACTTTCGACCCGTCGTACGGCGCGCTGTTTACGCCGTTGAGAACGTGTTAGTCGTGGTTGCGCtgtttggagagaacgcgaaTTGAGCGTTTGGGAGAGTAGATGGACCAATTCGATGCGACTCGTGACGGGCGGTAAGACGTTACCATTAACGGTAATGACCTCGCGTTGCAAATCCCGAATAGCTTGGCGAATtgccttgttgttgtgaacCGCAATCGATGAGCAAGCCGACCGGAAATTTGCTTCCGTCGAGGAATGGTCAGCATCGTCACTGTCGTCATACGATCTAATACCCGGCGCCAGTTCAATATGCTGCAACACATCACGGTACTCTTGACAGGTTTCGAGCAAGTGCCCAATGGATCGGAACTCGATAGTCTTGAAGACTGAACGCAAATTCTCCGGGAGCGACAGCTTCAGCATACGTTCCAGTTCACAATCAGACACACAGTCCCTCCAGGATGTTTGTAAATATTGGAAGAGCCACAATACCATGGGCGTCAGAGAGTGCTCCGCCGTATCATCCGGACTCGATAAGAATGCCAAACTCGCGAAGGATGTCTTGTGCTCGTAATCTGATACAACCTTACGAATAAGTCGCACGACGCTCTCGCCCAAGACGTCGACGGCGAGCAACTCTTTGACGTGCCAAGACAGGAGTCGCGTCAAGACTGGGCTTTGTTGCCGTATCGTGCCTACCGTATCCACAAGTGCGATCACGATAGATCGAGCTCGTGCTTTGAGAGCCCGGGCGGGTTCAGCACCCAAAACGCATTCTTGTTGTTGGGCGCTGACGCGGAGCAAAGCTCGAATATAAAGCTCCATGCGTATGGTGAGCTCGTCGGGAGCAATCTGAGGCTGCTTCGAGATTTTCTGTATATTCGAGGCAGACGATGTTGTAGAGGCCGAAATGGACCGTAACAATGTTTGACTCCCAGCATTGAGCGACGAAAGCACTGGGGAGCTTCTGGATGGGGCGGAACTTGAGCTGTTGGAGTGTTCGAACCGATGAAAACCCGCCAACCCATCGATTAAACCGAGACTACGATCCGATTCTTGACTCGTTGTTCGGTTGGAATACCCTCGAATTGGTTTCCCTGTTGCCATGTTTGGTTTCGGAGGAAACATAGGTGGCCGTGAGAGGGCTAGATTCGACGCATGAGAAGAACCGACAATCTCATCTTCCGTTGCCGCAGTTGGGACTGTCGTCGCCACCGCCAGGGAAGTTCCGGTCAGAAATGCTTCCAAGCGTGCCTTGGTCCGTCTCGAGAGTGCGTCATAGGCTTCTTCGTTTGCTTGATTAAATTCGAGGACACCCGTGTCGGTTTCTTGCGCTAGGTAGGCTCGCCAGTCGGGAGATGTCGTTACCGTTCCCGAATGCTTGGACGAGCTCTCGTCCGACGAGGGGGGTACGGTCGCCCTGACTGTGATGCCGCTTGCCGCACCATTTTTCTCGTCCGCCAACACTTGGCAATTTGGATCCGATCCGACGGATTGGTGGAGAATACTAAGCGTCAAGGCAACCACGGGACAGCGTAAAACCTGATGCACGTTGTCTTGGTGCGAGGTGTACGGATCGGAGTGCGCCACGTACCATGCCGTCGCCTCTTGTGCCCAACTTCGGGCATTCATACCGTCACTGTTTCAGCCCCTCCCCTCACAAGTGCGTTCTGTGAAGTACTCGACAATTGTAGCGGGGTCGGTCTACTTCGTCGCTTTGATCGGACTCGAGCTTTGTGTCCTTGGTCACCAGTCCCCAAAACTTAGCTGTTGGCCGGATCCATCCAGGAAAAAGTGAAGTACAAGGACAATGTCTCGTACTGTGCGAACTGTAAATAATTCTCGAGAGGTTTTGGTAGGACAGCTACGAGGTATGATTCCGCGCAACCCATCCTACCGGTATTCGCCAAAAGGAACCAGAGTGACTCGAGGGACTCACAAGTCCAGTCTGTACGGAGACTGTATAGGTAGCATGTTAACCCGGATATTCagacgaaaggaaaagatgGAATCTAGAGTTTTCATTCGATTCCATTTCCAAACTGTTCCACAGTGACGATTCGGATTTGGGACACTCACGCCAAATCAGAACCGAGTACCGGAAATGGTACCGCCGCGCGAGGACGTGACGGTTCGGATTGTGTGTGAACGACGCCGTACGGCAGGAAAGGAAGCCCGCCCCCCCCCATCCGCCAAACCCACTCCCGGAAACACATCATCACATCCCAACGCCAAAGAAACACATCGTTCGAACGAACCATTTTTTCGTTTGTACACTAAGCAGTCGCATCGACGAAGCATCATGGCGTCAACACTTTGTGTCGTACTTGGATCGGCTTCCTCCACGGATCCTGCGGCAATTTCCGCGGCAACCATGACCGATGCCGCGGCGAAAACCATCCACGACGCAATCTACGAGTCCCTCGAGTTGGTCGTCGTGGCCAGCGAGCTCGCGGATGTGTACGACTCGATGGAACTTTCCCGTTTTACCAAAATTCTTTCCCCCAACGCCACCGTATCTGTTTCCGTTATTGGAGACGCCACGAAATCGTTGTCGCCGATTCATACCAGTTTTCTGTTGGCCGGACTCGCCAACAATTCGGAACGACGCAACGCGGACGGCTCGCGGACGCTTACCGCCACGCGTCGGAATAACACAACCAATTCGGTAGCTACATTGAACTTTGctagcaacaacaacaacggtaACGACTTGTTgatcgacgaagacaacTTGCTGACGGACGCCAGCAATTTACTCGGTGCGCCACCGAGTATGAGTGCCGCGGCGACCAAATCGGGGGACGATTGCTCCGGCCGCGCCCCCTGTGACGACTGTACCTGTGGTCGAGCGGAGGGAGCGAAAGAAGGAAACTCCGAACAACCCAAGGAAATTAAGAGTAGCTCCTGCGGAAAATGTTCACTCGGGGACGCTTTTCGGTGTGCGTCGTGCCCCTATTTGGGCAAACCAGCGTTCAAGCCGGGCGAAGAACATTTGGTATTGGATCTGCAGGACGATTTTTAGAGCCAGCGTGCAATTGCTGATCCGATACAATCCGTTGAGACTAAGTCTAATTGAAAAGGAATAGTATTCCAGATTGGAAAGCGTGTGAGTAGTCCAGTCCAGTCCACAACAGATGTTTTCTTTCAATCTCCTGAGATATAGCTGTACTCCAACCTTTTGTCGTCTTGGAACGGAAAACGACGGGGGACCCATACGAACGAGTATATGATTCCCAGCGTATCTAGCGTGGTCTGCCAGGAGATTCTATTCGGCAGTATTTCGAGCATCATTAGCTCTCCTTCTAGTACATCATGCAAACAAGATTTTCACTATGCTACGTCTAGTTAGTAGTAGCTTTTCCATCAACGTTTCGTAGCTTACATTTTCCAAAATCACGGTGAAAGACTGACCTACAATAGGTGCTTTTGCGGCGGCGCGACGCGTGACTGAACTTACGGCGAGTTCACGAATGAAAGCATACCGCTCACTGTAAGGACAAATGATGCGTAACAAAAGAGCATGATTTTGAGACATAAACGCAAGCAATAACCGGAAATACCGTCTTGCGGGTTCCATGAATCGTGCGGAAAAACTGTCTCTGTCGAGCACCGCTATCATTCCCGAGTCTCAACAAATTGAGAAACGTGACGGTTTGTTGTGAAAGTACCTTGCAGTACAACTGCTGTTGGTCATAAGCAAAGTCAACAAAAGTGCATCTGGGTAACAGCTTGTCGCTTTCAAGCAAACAACAGACATGGACGATCCCCTGTTCCGCGGTCTACAAGACGGCCAAAACGATTCTCCTAGCGAAGCCCCCACGGATGTTCCTGCGTCCGCTCCCCTGGCTCCGGCTGCTGCtaccgacgacaacaatggTGCGACGGCACTTTCGTTCTTGATTTTTTTGGTCGTCTTCGCTTTGGCAATTTGTATGACCATGCGTCTCGTTCGTTCGTGGCGTCGCCGCCGGAACGAAGATATGATGCAAGCCCGGAGTGAAGCTGCGGATACTGTTCTTGGAGATATGCAGATGGTTCCTAACGAAGATCTTGACCATGAACTTATCTAGTAGAGCTCTTCCGGGTAAAAGTCGGCCAGGGGAAGAATCCGACTACTGCAGCTACTAGCAGTGAGACTGTTAGATAAGATGCCCACCaacactaactgtaaagcgCACAAtattgctctgtttcgtgGGTAAGGTGTCAAAGCAGAGTTCCAGCCTTTGAGAGGTTTTCTCCTTTTACAAGCACCGTAAGTGATTAGTGTATAGTAGCGGGTAAATCGGTTAGTTTCGCTACATGGTGACGGACACAggcaaagacaaagaaagtcCAACACAAAAACTTGTTCACGGATGCACATTACATCCTAATATGGTCGTCGAGGGGTCCTAATCTCCAATCCACGATCAAATGCTGCCACCGCTCGTCCAACAAATCAGCCACTTCCGCTTCACATCCTTTGAGTCGAACACGAATGCACTCAGACAATCGCGGGGCTAAGGGTAGTCCCACGGAATCCAAATTCTGCGTCGCGTACAGGAACGCTTGGTCGATGCATTGTGCGGCGACTTGAATTGCGTTCTTACGGTCCTTGCTTCCGTGCAATCGTGCCTCTTCCTCCAAATTTTGTCCGACAACACGAGGGCCCCGGGGATGTTCCTCCAAGGGCGGTGGACTTAAGGCCAAGTTAGATAGAATGCGGGAGCCACCAAAGGCACTCGCGAACTTTGTCAACTCGCTATCACACCACAAGACCACTGACGCCATCGCACCGGATGGgactgttttgttggccCCGTGTGATTGGAATGATCCTTCGCCCAAACTCGCTTCCTCCGCACGATCCATCTGCTGGTGTGAGGCGGGACTCATGAACAAATCCAGAAATCCCTCAACGGAGCTTGCCAggcaagaaaagaaagactgGCTCAATTGTGCAGAATAGATAACCAGGTCAACAGCACCGGCACCGGAAATAGGGTTCTCATGCAGCGTGTCCAAGAGTAATAGGCTCCGGCGGGTTGTGTGAGCTTCAGCTGCTTGCTGTGAATTTCCAATTTTCACCAACATCTGAAGATACAATACGTCATCGTTAAGAGCACACGGAGAAACAATGGTAGACACCGGGGAATGCACGTCGGCTCGTTCACGTTTGCTCGATTGCCGTAAAGCCTCATTCTTCCGTCTTAATATTTCCTCTAGACGGTTGCATACCCGTTGTCGCAATATTTTTAAACGTTCCTGTAAATTCTCCAAGATTTCCAGCTGAGCTTTACGAAGACGATAAGCTGTAGGACGTTCGTGTTTATCAAGAAGGTCGGTGACTTCGTTCTTGGCCTTGATGTACATTTCAATTGCATCATTGTACCGGCACTCCCGAATTAAAGCGGTGATCTCTTCGTCAACGTCATTTAGCCAGTCTGGAACATCGATTACCGGagcgtcttcgtcatctcCTTCAGCTGCCTCCTTATTTCGGCGACTACCTGTGATCGAAGATGTCTCGCTTGTACTTCGCTCGTCAAATTTGCCCTCTACCGACACGTACAGCCCATCCATCCCCAGCTCATTTTTTGTTGATTCCTCCTTGCCGATGTCTTTCAGAGCGCTGACAAAATCGATgtccttcatttccttgaATGCGTCTACTTGTGTTTCTATCCACGCCTTGAGCTGCGCCACTTCCTTTCCCATTGTCGTCATTTCCCCCGAAGCTTGCACGAAATAATCGTACTGCTCCAGGACTGCACCTTTCAGTGACTTTTTCATGTCCATTTGCCATTGTTCCATCTGACGACATTTCGTGGGAGCGTCATAATCATTGTTGCGTTCGAAAAAGTTATCCATCCAGCGCTTCTCGTTAAAGCCAGCCATACCAAATTCCACAACCGCATTCGCTAGATCCTTGTCGTCTGAAGCGTCCAAGACTTGCTGACGAATCGAATTCTTTTCGCGTCTCTTTCCTCCGGAAGATGTACGATGAGCCTTCATCTCCGTGGCGTTAGAGGGGCTCGCGGAGAATAACTTGACCGGACGCGATGGAACATTGTCATCCTCATCAGAATCTCTGATCGAAGGGTCCGGATTTTCGGATGCCGACTGCAAAGCCGAAACAGACATTGCGTTGCCAATTGCTTGGGATTGGGTCGTTTTACTGTAGCCAGCCCGCAAAAGCGTTGGTTGATTTCGTTGGGCGCGATCGCGCAAGGCTGCAGCCCAACGCTCACGAGCGCCCAAACTCTGCGCAACCAGAAAGGCCGGAGGC from Phaeodactylum tricornutum CCAP 1055/1 chromosome 12, whole genome shotgun sequence encodes the following:
- a CDS encoding predicted protein yields the protein MNARSWAQEATAWYVAHSDPYTSHQDNVHQVLRCPVVALTLSILHQSVGSDPNCQVLADEKNGAASGITVRATVPPSSDESSSKHSGTVTTSPDWRAYLAQETDTGVLEFNQANEEAYDALSRRTKARLEAFLTGTSLAVATTVPTAATEDEIVGSSHASNLALSRPPMFPPKPNMATGKPIRGYSNRTTSQESDRSLGLIDGLAGFHRFEHSNSSSSAPSRSSPVLSSLNAGSQTLLRSISASTTSSASNIQKISKQPQIAPDELTIRMELYIRALLRVSAQQQECVLGAEPARALKARARSIVIALVDTVGTIRQQSPVLTRLLSWHVKELLAVDVLGESVVRLIRKVVSDYEHKTSFASLAFLSSPDDTAEHSLTPMVLWLFQYLQTSWRDCVSDCELERMLKLSLPENLRSVFKTIEFRSIGHLLETCQEYRDVLQHIELAPGIRSYDDSDDADHSSTEANFRSACSSIAVHNNKAIRQAIRDLQREVITVNGNVLPPVTSRIELVHLLSQTLNSRSLQTAQPRLTRSQRRKQRAVRRVESAPILSTSESEADTAGPVLDSDGFLSSGNEGDLSDHKRQTSRAVGAGPSSKPTRRRRNFHLSTVDFLTKRLLLAAGRTGTGGDAYFVVRDLFGGDDIEVVPSHLPPSHARMVRPGSIEIIIMLSSVTIKCHGSFDVYPTSLVGDCEPLIQLHTTTTEVIQLQEVRASDSSGDDIKADNFSSEDESDAPGGRQGSVMVIQERQTERTGWRTLSIRPALYEKVESYSTPS
- a CDS encoding predicted protein, with product MVPPREDVTVRIVCERRRTAGKEARPPPSAKPTPGNTSSHPNAKETHRSNEPFFRLYTKQSHRRSIMASTLCVVLGSASSTDPAAISAATMTDAAAKTIHDAIYESLELVVVASELADVYDSMELSRFTKILSPNATVSVSVIGDATKSLSPIHTSFLLAGLANNSERRNADGSRTLTATRRNNTTNSVATLNFASNNNNGNDLLIDEDNLLTDASNLLGAPPSMSAAATKSGDDCSGRAPCDDCTCGRAEGAKEGNSEQPKEIKSSSCGKCSLGDAFRCASCPYLGKPAFKPGEEHLVLDLQDDF
- a CDS encoding predicted protein — encoded protein: MNGKSSTDDEHVVFVPDASHLDRYLPQVNSFGTIRPFRGDDMPRVLDFESAEESPADGPLMFAEDEDTDGLMFPMYHFCLRGAFLFYFNVDDVDTESGPYVSYLNPPLGVLPLDNVSIEFPPGGRRIFREHAHSDARKGYELAVLHTPETKTNTEHTEDLEARPPAFLVAQSLGARERWAAALRDRAQRNQPTLLRAGYSKTTQSQAIGNAMSVSALQSASENPDPSIRDSDEDDNVPSRPVKLFSASPSNATEMKAHRTSSGGKRREKNSIRQQVLDASDDKDLANAVVEFGMAGFNEKRWMDNFFERNNDYDAPTKCRQMEQWQMDMKKSLKGAVLEQYDYFVQASGEMTTMGKEVAQLKAWIETQVDAFKEMKDIDFVSALKDIGKEESTKNELGMDGLYVSVEGKFDERSTSETSSITGSRRNKEAAEGDDEDAPVIDVPDWLNDVDEEITALIRECRYNDAIEMYIKAKNEVTDLLDKHERPTAYRLRKAQLEILENLQERLKILRQRVCNRLEEILRRKNEALRQSSKRERADVHSPVSTIVSPCALNDDVLYLQMLVKIGNSQQAAEAHTTRRSLLLLDTLHENPISGAGAVDLVIYSAQLSQSFFSCLASSVEGFLDLFMSPASHQQMDRAEEASLGEGSFQSHGANKTVPSGAMASVVLWCDSELTKFASAFGGSRILSNLALSPPPLEEHPRGPRVVGQNLEEEARLHGSKDRKNAIQVAAQCIDQAFLYATQNLDSVGLPLAPRLSECIRVRLKGCEAEVADLLDERWQHLIVDWRLGPLDDHIRM